In the genome of Kitasatospora cathayae, one region contains:
- a CDS encoding DNA polymerase, with the protein MQQHQHRIAGEEVNIFVPQDRVDLDVFLEWARSAAMAGPLALDTETTGLDIFSPNYRLRTVQFGTRDTAFVVHWERGGHFQEYALRVLRNAHNFTIHNAPFDWLVLGEHAGIPLESLAPRTIDTKILAALVDPRQPMEGGIGTGLKPLSAYYIDPTSPDTQGDLTAVFRSLGLTKATGWRSIPLGHPTYNLYAGLDVILGSRILPILVSELDRLGVRDALRQYEHEIARICAVMQRTGMVLDDEYTRELDAALAAEAEEFAAVAARYGVENINSTAQVAEALLGMGERLTERTASGAVKVDKAVLLALADRNMQWEPLGVRRRNPLAEAVLRSKRAGKWRSAYAQTFLDGADLRGRVHPNINSLQARTGRMSVTGPALQTLPSSDWMIRRCLLADEGHVMVSTDFAAVEMCVLAALADVKRMKEAIAAGIDLHNFTAGLVYGEGFTKAHRKICKGVGFGTVYGGGPVTIARQTGAPEDDVRFAQAKYHRVYPEIKRTAQRWQREAYASGMVTVSVTGRRLPLDRDRAYAVVNYQVQSAARDCLGQAMITMEEAGLLPYLRLPIHDEVLASVPATEAEELAREIERCMTFDLMGVPISAEAEIGGRSWGSLYGADY; encoded by the coding sequence ATGCAGCAGCACCAGCACCGCATTGCGGGCGAGGAAGTCAACATCTTCGTACCGCAAGACCGGGTCGACCTGGATGTGTTCCTAGAGTGGGCGAGGTCTGCCGCCATGGCGGGCCCGCTGGCGCTGGACACCGAGACGACCGGGCTTGACATTTTCAGCCCCAACTACCGCCTCCGGACAGTGCAGTTCGGCACCCGGGACACCGCGTTCGTCGTCCACTGGGAGCGAGGCGGACACTTCCAGGAATACGCGCTTCGCGTGCTGCGAAACGCGCACAACTTCACGATCCACAACGCGCCGTTTGACTGGCTGGTCCTGGGTGAGCATGCGGGCATCCCGCTGGAGTCGCTGGCCCCACGGACCATAGACACCAAGATACTTGCGGCGCTGGTCGACCCCCGCCAACCCATGGAAGGGGGGATTGGGACCGGTCTCAAGCCGCTTTCGGCGTACTACATCGACCCGACGTCCCCGGATACTCAAGGGGACCTGACTGCCGTTTTTCGGTCGCTCGGCCTCACAAAGGCAACCGGGTGGCGCAGCATCCCGCTGGGCCACCCAACCTACAACCTGTACGCGGGACTTGACGTCATCCTCGGGTCGCGCATCCTGCCCATTCTGGTCTCGGAGCTGGACCGGCTAGGGGTACGCGACGCACTCCGGCAGTACGAGCACGAGATCGCCCGTATCTGCGCAGTGATGCAGCGAACCGGCATGGTCCTGGACGATGAGTACACGCGCGAACTGGACGCCGCCCTCGCGGCAGAGGCCGAGGAATTCGCCGCCGTGGCCGCCCGGTACGGGGTCGAAAACATCAACTCCACGGCGCAGGTAGCCGAAGCGCTACTAGGCATGGGTGAGCGACTGACCGAGCGGACCGCCAGCGGGGCCGTGAAGGTGGACAAAGCCGTTTTGTTGGCGTTGGCTGACCGGAATATGCAGTGGGAACCGTTGGGTGTTCGGCGGCGAAACCCGTTGGCCGAGGCGGTACTTAGGTCCAAGCGCGCGGGAAAGTGGCGCAGCGCATACGCGCAAACGTTCCTGGACGGAGCGGACTTGCGCGGTCGTGTGCACCCGAATATCAACAGCTTGCAGGCGCGCACGGGGCGCATGTCTGTGACTGGTCCGGCACTTCAGACTCTCCCGTCATCCGATTGGATGATCCGGCGCTGTCTGCTGGCGGACGAAGGACACGTCATGGTGTCCACGGACTTTGCTGCCGTTGAGATGTGCGTGCTGGCAGCGCTGGCCGACGTGAAGCGTATGAAGGAAGCCATAGCGGCGGGGATCGACCTTCACAACTTCACGGCCGGTCTCGTCTACGGGGAAGGCTTCACAAAGGCGCATCGCAAGATCTGTAAAGGGGTCGGGTTCGGCACGGTGTACGGCGGTGGCCCGGTCACTATTGCCCGCCAGACTGGCGCGCCGGAGGATGACGTCCGGTTCGCGCAAGCGAAGTACCACCGGGTGTATCCGGAAATCAAACGAACCGCGCAGCGTTGGCAGCGTGAGGCGTATGCGTCCGGCATGGTGACCGTGTCGGTTACGGGGCGCAGGCTTCCGCTGGACCGGGATCGCGCGTATGCGGTGGTGAACTACCAGGTTCAGTCGGCGGCGCGCGACTGCCTTGGGCAAGCCATGATCACCATGGAAGAGGCCGGCCTGTTGCCGTACCTCCGCTTGCCGATTCATGACGAAGTGCTGGCGTCTGTTCCGGCTACAGAGGCCGAGGAACTGGCCCGGGAAATTGAGCGGTGCATGACTTTCGACCTCATGGGTGTGCCGATTTCTGCGGAGGCTGAGATTGGCGGGCGTTCGTGGGGCTCTCTGTATGGGGCCGACTACTGA